From one Trifolium pratense cultivar HEN17-A07 linkage group LG1, ARS_RC_1.1, whole genome shotgun sequence genomic stretch:
- the LOC123889695 gene encoding uncharacterized protein LOC123889695, translated as MRYVDNALIRQPTAVLLYGDQQLPVDEEIKVGMIFHKKEDLILTCVSSALTQDHKKLDSNMICDNILSFVEDNVTIEVKALVAHIRDLFNYTISYKKAWIAKNKAIVKIYGDWEDSYNDLPQWLMVMKKWLPGTIIKLQTSPTVLDNQVFFQRLFWTFKPCIDGFAFCKPIVQVDGTWLYGKYKGTLLLAVAQDGNNNIFPVAFAIVEGETKEAWNFFMKNLRRYVTPQEGICVISDRHASIKSAYENPSNGWQNPPTSHVYCLRHIGQNFVRETKQSKLRPFVSSMGYAPREPTFRFWRDKLMKESVDAVAWVDKIPKEKWTQAFDGGRRWGHMTSILVEAMNSVYKGIRSLPITALVKATYSKSAALFGTRGMDALAVLGSDQVYTKECQLRITEAMTKAQSHIVTRHDRERFAVEETQDPREGRPKGTFKVDLGEKWCDCGRFQSLHMPCSHVIAACFDAHLQYQAYIDDVFKVASVCRVYEHTFEVVQAEMYWPKYEGRKLYPDPSMKRVKKGHPKKSRIRTEMDEFGKKERLCGLCQMPNHNRSNCPNAAGPSS; from the exons ATGCGATACGTGGACAACGCTCTTATTCGCCAACCCACTGCAGTTTTACTCTATGGAGATCAACAACTTCCCGTGGATGAGGAGATAAAAGTGGGAATGATATTTCACAAGAAAGAAGATT TAATACTCACTTGTGTATCTTCTGCTTTGACGCAAGATCATAAGAAGCTTGACTCGAACATGATATGTGATAACATTCTCTCATTTGTGGAAGATAATGTTACAATTGAGGTCAAAGCTCTTGTTGCACACATACGAGATCTGTTTAATTACACAATCTCCTATAAAAAGGCTTGGATTGCAAAAAACAAGGCAATCGTAAAAATTTATGGAGATTGGGAGGACTCGTATAACGACCTTCCACAATGGTTGATGGTGATGAAGAAGTGGCTTCCAGGAACGATTATCAAGTTGCAGACAAGTCCAACAGTGTTAGATAATCAAGTGTTCTTTCAACGTCTGTTTTGGACTTTTAAACCTTGCATTGACGGTTTTGCGTTTTGCAAACCAATTGTGCAAGTTGATGGAACATGGTTGTACGGAAAGTATAAGGGGACGTTGTTGCTGGCCGTCGCCCAAGATGGAAACAACAATATTTTTCCGGTCGCTTTCGCAATTGTTGAAGGCGAAACCAAGGAAGCATGGAACTTCTTCATGAAAAATTTGAGGAGGTATGTCACTCCACAAGAAGGCATATGCGTCATTTCGGATAGGCACGCATCCATTAAAAGTGCTTATGAAAATCCTTCGAATGGTTGGCAGAATCCTCCAACATCGCATGTGTACTGCCTCCGACACATCGGCCAGAACTTCGTGAGAGAAACCAAACAGTCAAAACTTCGGCCGTTCGTCTCTAGTATGG GATATGCACCAAGGGAACCTACATTCCGATTCTGGCGGGACAAACTTATGAAAGAAAGCGTGGATGCTGTAGCGTGGGTTGATAAAATCCCCAAAGAAAAATGGACGCAGGCGTTTGACGGAGGTCGTCGGTGGGGTCACATGACAAGCATTCTTGTCGAGGCGATGAACTCAGTGTATAAGGGAATCCGCAGCCTACCAATCACAGCATTGGTCAAAGCAACCTACTCCAAGTCTGCGGCACTTTTTGGAACACGCGGAATGGATGCATTAGCTGTGTTAGGTTCTGATCAGGTGTATACGAAAGAATGTCAGCTAAGGATTACAGAAGCAATGACTAAGGCCCAATCACACATAGTCACTCGTCATGATAGGGAACGTTTCGCAGTGGAGGAAACTCAGGATCCCCGGGAAGGCCGACCAAAGGGGACATTTAAAGTAGACTTGGGAGAAAAGTGGTGTGACTGTGGAAGATTTCAATCTTTACATATGCCTTGTTCACATGTTATTGCTGCATGTTTTGATGCTCATTTGCAATATCAAGCGTACATTGATGATGTGTTCAAAGTTGCCAGCGTATGTCGCGTGTATGAGCATACCTTTGAAGTGGTTCAAGCCGAAATGTATTGGCCGAAATACGAAGGTCGGAAACTTTATCCCGATCCTTCCATGAAAAGGGTCAAGAAAGGTCATCCAAAGAAGTCCCGCATTAGAACCGAAATGGACGAATTCGGCAAAAAAGAGCGCTTATGTGGTTTATGTCAAATGCCGAATCATAACAGGAGTAATTGTCCTAATGCTGCTGGGCCCTCATcgtaa
- the LOC123902993 gene encoding guanosine deaminase-like: MVQTKDGTVAVASAFACHKKAIRERDHKFLRKAVEEAYKGVDCEDGGPFGAVIVYNDEIVASCHNMVLRNKDPTAHAEVTAIREACKKLKQIELSDCEIYASCEPCPMCFGAIHLSRVKRLVYGAKAEAAIAIGFDDFIADALRGTGVYQKAQLEIKRADGNEAIIAEEVFEKTKEKFRMY, translated from the exons a TGGTGCAAACTAAGGATGGAACTGTTGCAGTAGCTTCTGCTTTTGCTTGCCATAAGAAAG CTATAAGGGAAAGAGACCACAAATTTTTAAGAAAAGCAGTTGAAGAAGCATATAAAGGTGTAGATTGTGAAGATGGAGGTCCTTTTGGTGCTGTTATCGTATACAATGATGAAATTGTTGCCAGTTGCCACAACATGGTTCTTAGGAACAAAGACCCTACTGCTCATGCTGAAGTCACAGCAATAAGAGAG GCTTGTAAGAAACTGAAGCAGATTGAACTTTCAGATTGTGAAATATATGCTTCTTGTGAGCCATGCCCAATGTGCTTTGGTGCTATCCACCTTTCACGAGTTAAG AGGTTGGTTTATGGAGCAAAAGCTGAGGCTGCAATTGCAATTGGTTTTGATGATTTTATAGCTGATGCATTGCGAGGAACTGGAGTTTATCAGAAAGCACAATTGGAAATTAAAAGAGCTGATGGTAATGAGGCCATCATTGCTGAAGAAGTGTTTgagaaaacaaaggaaaaatttCGAATGTATTAA